The following DNA comes from Streptococcus pasteurianus.
AGTTTTGTGCCAAGTGTGGTAAAACAAATACTCCAATTAGAAAACTTAACAAAGTCACCGCTGCTACAGTAAATAAAATCAAGCTATAGGCGTAACTTTCAAACTGCGGCAATAGCAAAATTGTCGCGATTGATACCGTCCCTTTCACACCAGAAAAAGTTAACAGTAAAACCTCCCTCAATAGTGATTTACTGAAACGTTTTTCTTTACGATAATGGAGAATATAATAAAGCCCAACCATGACAAATCGAACTAAAAAGAGCAAAGCTGTCACGATTAACACAATCGCCGCAAGACGATAATTATTAACCAAAGGATTGGTCAAAGCAGGCTCAACAATACGTGTCAATTCATAGCCAAAAACGATAAAGACAAAGCCATTTAAGATGAAGCTGACCGTCTCCCAAATAATCTGGCTGACACGGTCCACCTCAGCATCAAATAAGCGAATTCGTTTGAAGCGACTGGCTTGTGATAATCCAGCAATCACGACAGCAATGATACCCGATACACCAAAAAGACTGGCAACAAAGTATGACACAATCGGCAATGATAATTCCAATAAGAGAGCCCCTGTCACATCAGCGACGTCAATTTTTTCAAGAAAAGCCATGACTCCTCGATTTAACAAGGCAAAAAATAGCCCGACCAACATTCCACCAATAATTGCCCAAAACAGACTAAAGCTCGCAGTAAGCAAAGAAAAGGCTCCAGTAGTCAAAGCCGTCACAGCAAATTGGAAAGAAATCAAACCGCTGGCATCATTCAAAAGCCCTTCTATTGTCAAAATGGATTCGACTCGCTTTGGAAATTTAAACCGTTTTGCAATTGATAAAAACGCAACGGCATCTGTCGGAGCAAGCGCTGCTCCCAAGGCAAAACTAGCAGCCAAGGGGACATCAACAGGCAATAACTTACCAGTCACATAACCAACTGTCAGCATTGTTATCAAAACAGTTGGCAAAATCAGATAAGCCACAATCGACTTGTATTTGACAAAGGTCGTCACATCACTTTCTTGCCCCTCTCTAAAATTAAGCGGTGCAATTACCAAAGCCAGAAATAGCTCTGAATCTAAAGTGAGTGTCGTCTCTTTTGCTAAAACACCCACCAAAATTCCCAAAACAATTTGGATAAAAGGTAAAGGCAATTTAGGATAAAGACGATTAATGACGTTGGAAACAATAAGCATTAATAAAAATGCTATAACAAGGATAGAACTCTCGATAAACCATCACTCCTTATCGTTGTTTTTGGCGGCAATAAACAGTAAAACGTTCTTTTTGCTTGGCAATTTTTTGATCAATAGCCGTAACATCTTTACGATCACGAAGTCGTACGCAACGTTCTTTTTCAAGACTAGCTAACTTTTTCTTAATTGTCAAGATTTTCTCTGCATCTTCTTCTGACAACTTGGCACACGGTTTAGTGTTTGCGTCATCTAAATATTTTTGATGCATTTGATGTAATTTTTCACGAACCGCTACGGTTTGCATAATGCTTAACTCTCTTTCGACTGTTTTAATTTTTCAATCATCACTAAAAATGGTGGTTGATTAATTTGGTTTAAAGGTTGATACAGCATGGCGGTAAAAAGCCTTTGGTCTAGCTGATTGACATATTCTAGCACAGCATCTTTTTCCATGTCGCCACCCTCATGTCCATAGTAAATCATGATAGCTAAGCGACCACCAACCTCAAGCTTTTCTAAAATTTTCTCCACAGCAATCAAGGTTGTGTCAGGTTTAGTGATAACCGTT
Coding sequences within:
- a CDS encoding cation:proton antiporter gives rise to the protein MLIVSNVINRLYPKLPLPFIQIVLGILVGVLAKETTLTLDSELFLALVIAPLNFREGQESDVTTFVKYKSIVAYLILPTVLITMLTVGYVTGKLLPVDVPLAASFALGAALAPTDAVAFLSIAKRFKFPKRVESILTIEGLLNDASGLISFQFAVTALTTGAFSLLTASFSLFWAIIGGMLVGLFFALLNRGVMAFLEKIDVADVTGALLLELSLPIVSYFVASLFGVSGIIAVVIAGLSQASRFKRIRLFDAEVDRVSQIIWETVSFILNGFVFIVFGYELTRIVEPALTNPLVNNYRLAAIVLIVTALLFLVRFVMVGLYYILHYRKEKRFSKSLLREVLLLTFSGVKGTVSIATILLLPQFESYAYSLILFTVAAVTLLSFLIGVFVLPHLAQNSDDTDTTDYVTQIAILNEVVKTLEQDLKEVKNKGPLYAAIDNYNGRIEHLILEQEPTIVKKELAYLRLMILGIESDGLEHAFSEGKIELVEYRLYQRYLQNLERQINRGFISTFSYFFTISMRVIRRLVRESLSFWPTIRHFLSGKSREIKLTEDNRDRLTELYLSNTELVLEGLQDLEGIYNSELIGFLQRSRLQEANIIESGVFVERVIAHMKPDNIDEMLRGYYLERKVIAEYEMRGDITSSYATFLRRNVNKLESYSLKDDYGTLPYNYFIIK